A part of Nevskiales bacterium genomic DNA contains:
- a CDS encoding LysM peptidoglycan-binding domain-containing protein, protein MRGLYPARGIVALSALALLGCSGVSTGPRIPATGTLEVVETPADNYALSPPPELILPRDEPLTGAPFAEGPPVALSQPPAAGDLWARLRGGLSLPRDRLEVRDTARRMAAGRNHLDATLERGQLYLWHVVREVEARGMPVEIALLPAIESAYDPYAYSPSHAVGLWQFLPGTAERFGLRRNWWYDGRRDVTESTRAALDYLEYLHGMFGDWLLALAAYNSGEGRVQQALQNNRARGLPEDFWSISLPTETRGYVPRLLALAELLDRPEHYGYTLPPMTDEPRFEMVDLPGQVELERVAGLIDLDPKDLYRLNPGYGRWATDPQGPHRLLVPQGRGERLRQALATLPPDSLVSWHQYVTQEGDSLSSIARRYGVQTALLQEVNNLSGQVVMAGTTLRIPRAPAHELPVPELASRRTAPASITYVIRPGDSLWRIAQQHGVRVTDLVRWNNLSPSATLQPGRTLVIRSGPRTTDT, encoded by the coding sequence ATGCGCGGCCTGTATCCAGCCCGGGGGATCGTTGCGCTGTCCGCGCTGGCCCTGCTCGGCTGTTCCGGCGTCAGCACGGGCCCCCGCATCCCGGCCACCGGGACTCTGGAGGTGGTGGAAACCCCGGCCGACAACTACGCGCTCAGCCCGCCGCCGGAGCTGATCCTGCCGCGCGACGAGCCGCTGACCGGCGCGCCCTTTGCGGAAGGGCCACCGGTGGCGCTGTCGCAGCCGCCCGCGGCCGGCGACCTGTGGGCACGGCTGCGCGGTGGTTTGAGCCTACCCCGCGACCGCCTCGAAGTGCGGGATACCGCGCGCCGCATGGCAGCGGGACGCAACCACCTCGACGCCACGCTGGAGCGCGGCCAGCTGTACCTGTGGCATGTGGTCCGGGAGGTCGAGGCGCGCGGCATGCCAGTCGAGATCGCGCTGCTGCCCGCGATCGAGAGCGCCTACGATCCCTATGCCTATTCGCCCAGCCATGCCGTCGGGCTGTGGCAGTTCCTGCCCGGCACCGCCGAGCGCTTCGGCCTGCGCCGCAACTGGTGGTACGACGGACGCCGCGACGTGACCGAATCCACACGCGCTGCGCTGGATTACCTGGAATACCTGCATGGCATGTTCGGCGACTGGCTGCTGGCGCTGGCCGCTTACAACAGCGGCGAGGGCCGCGTCCAGCAGGCCTTGCAGAACAACCGTGCTCGCGGTCTGCCGGAGGATTTCTGGTCGATATCCTTGCCGACCGAGACCCGCGGCTACGTCCCACGCCTGCTGGCGCTGGCCGAACTGCTCGACCGGCCGGAGCACTATGGGTACACGCTGCCCCCGATGACCGACGAACCGCGCTTCGAGATGGTCGATCTGCCCGGACAGGTGGAGCTCGAACGCGTGGCCGGGCTGATCGACCTGGATCCAAAGGACCTGTATCGCCTGAACCCCGGCTACGGCCGCTGGGCCACCGACCCACAGGGGCCTCATCGGCTTCTGGTGCCACAGGGTAGGGGCGAGCGCCTGCGCCAGGCGCTGGCGACACTACCCCCCGACAGCCTGGTCAGCTGGCACCAGTACGTCACCCAGGAGGGCGACAGCCTGTCCTCCATCGCGCGCCGTTACGGCGTGCAAACCGCGCTGCTGCAGGAAGTGAACAATCTCTCCGGGCAGGTCGTGATGGCCGGCACCACGCTGCGCATTCCGCGCGCGCCGGCGCACGAGCTGCCGGTGCCAGAACTGGCCTCCCGCAGGACGGCGCCGGCCAGCATCACTTACGTTATCCGTCCGGGTGATTCACTGTGGCGCATCGCACAGCAGCATGGGGTACGGGTGACCGATCTGGTGCGCTGGAACAATCTGTCGCCTTCCGCTACCCTGCAGCCCGGGCGCACGCTGGTCATTCGCAGCGGCCCCAGAACCACCGATACCTGA
- a CDS encoding enoyl-ACP reductase, which produces MGFMNGKRALVTGVASNRSIAYGIAQAMHREGAELAFTYQGDKLKPRVEEFAAGMGSSIVLPCDVAEDAQIEALFTALRTHWDGFDVLVHSIGYAPREQLQGGFLESVTREGFRIAHDISAYSFAALAKAALPMLRANAALLTLTYLGAEKAIPMYNVMGPAKASLEASVRFMAYDLGPKAIRVNAISAGPIKTLAAAGIKGFRSMLSSAEQVAPLKRNVTIEEVGNAAAFLCSDLASGITGEILYVDAGYNIMGMAALEQPTGGSAEG; this is translated from the coding sequence ATGGGATTCATGAACGGCAAGCGCGCGCTCGTCACCGGCGTCGCCAGTAACCGCTCCATCGCCTACGGCATCGCCCAGGCCATGCACCGTGAGGGCGCCGAGCTGGCCTTCACCTACCAGGGCGACAAACTCAAGCCGCGCGTCGAGGAATTCGCGGCCGGCATGGGCTCGTCGATCGTGCTGCCCTGCGACGTCGCCGAGGACGCTCAGATCGAGGCATTGTTCACGGCGCTGCGCACCCACTGGGACGGCTTCGACGTGCTGGTGCACTCGATCGGCTATGCGCCGCGCGAGCAGTTGCAGGGCGGCTTCCTGGAAAGCGTCACGCGCGAGGGCTTCCGCATCGCCCACGACATCAGTGCCTACAGCTTCGCGGCCCTGGCCAAGGCCGCGCTGCCCATGCTGCGCGCGAACGCCGCGCTGCTGACCCTGACCTACCTCGGCGCCGAGAAGGCCATCCCGATGTACAACGTCATGGGCCCAGCCAAGGCCAGCCTCGAGGCCAGCGTGCGCTTCATGGCCTACGACCTGGGACCGAAGGCTATCCGTGTCAATGCCATCTCGGCCGGGCCGATCAAGACCCTGGCGGCAGCCGGCATCAAGGGCTTCCGCAGCATGCTGTCGAGCGCCGAGCAGGTCGCACCGCTCAAGCGCAACGTCACCATCGAGGAAGTCGGCAACGCCGCCGCCTTCCTGTGCTCGGACCTGGCCTCCGGCATCACCGGCGAGATCCTGTACGTGGATGCCGGCTACAACATCATGGGCATGGCGGCGCTGGAGCAGCCAACGGGCGGCAGCGCGGAGGGCTGA
- a CDS encoding dicarboxylate/amino acid:cation symporter yields the protein MKMHWQILIALALAVAAGAASGPGGSWLPAFDFVGRLFLNALFMLIVPLVVCAIINGLSGSSGARHLGRIGLRTLAYYAGTGLLAILTGLLMVNWLRPGIVDGAPAGPRLGLAEDTGQLLQRLQGYDAGDMLGVLQQLFPPNLIAAASEGNIVGLIVFSLLFGFFVNRLPEDLAGSQRRFWQGAYEVMSRITRLVMRFAPVGVFALVAAVVARTGWEALRPLALFFAAVLLGLLAHALVTLPLVLRLVARVSPLQHYRAMSPALLTAFSTSSSAATLPVTIDCVERRAGVSKRVTGFVLPIGANVNTDGTALYECAAALFIAQAYGLELGLAGQFVVVMIALLTGFGMAGIPSASLVAIGVILTAVGLPLEGVGLILAVDRLLDMCRTAVNVLGDGCAAVVVGRLEGEAGILAKPVS from the coding sequence ATGAAGATGCACTGGCAGATTCTCATCGCGCTCGCCCTGGCGGTTGCCGCCGGCGCGGCCAGCGGCCCCGGCGGCTCTTGGCTGCCGGCATTCGACTTCGTCGGGCGGCTGTTTCTCAACGCCCTGTTCATGCTGATCGTGCCGCTGGTGGTGTGCGCCATCATCAATGGCCTGTCCGGGAGCAGCGGCGCCCGGCACCTGGGGCGCATCGGGCTGCGCACGCTCGCCTATTACGCCGGCACCGGCCTGCTGGCCATCCTGACCGGCCTGCTGATGGTGAACTGGCTCAGGCCCGGCATCGTCGACGGGGCGCCGGCCGGCCCGCGGCTGGGGCTGGCGGAAGATACCGGGCAGCTGTTGCAGCGCCTGCAGGGCTATGACGCGGGCGACATGCTCGGTGTGCTGCAGCAGCTGTTCCCGCCCAACCTGATTGCCGCCGCCAGCGAAGGCAATATCGTCGGACTGATCGTCTTCAGCCTGCTGTTCGGGTTCTTCGTCAACCGCCTGCCGGAGGACTTGGCCGGGAGCCAGCGGCGCTTCTGGCAGGGCGCCTACGAGGTGATGAGCCGGATCACGCGGCTGGTGATGCGTTTTGCGCCGGTCGGGGTATTCGCGCTGGTGGCGGCCGTGGTGGCGCGCACCGGCTGGGAGGCCCTGCGGCCGCTGGCGCTGTTCTTCGCCGCCGTGCTGCTGGGTTTGCTGGCGCACGCGCTGGTGACGCTGCCGCTGGTGCTGCGGCTGGTGGCGCGCGTGTCACCACTGCAGCACTACCGCGCCATGAGCCCGGCGTTGCTGACCGCGTTCTCGACCAGTTCGTCGGCGGCGACGCTGCCGGTGACGATCGACTGCGTCGAGCGCCGTGCCGGGGTATCCAAGCGCGTCACCGGCTTCGTGCTGCCGATCGGTGCCAACGTCAACACCGACGGCACGGCCCTGTACGAGTGCGCCGCGGCCCTGTTCATCGCCCAGGCCTACGGGCTGGAACTGGGCCTGGCCGGGCAGTTCGTGGTGGTGATGATCGCGCTGCTGACGGGCTTCGGCATGGCCGGCATCCCTTCGGCCAGCCTGGTGGCGATCGGCGTGATCCTGACGGCGGTCGGGTTGCCGCTGGAGGGCGTCGGCCTGATCCTGGCGGTGGACCGGTTGCTGGACATGTGTCGCACCGCGGTCAACGTCCTCGGCGACGGCTGCGCGGCGGTGGTGGTGGGGCGGTTGGAAGGCGAGGCGGGAATTCTTGCGAAGCCAGTCAGTTAA